One region of Streptomyces davaonensis JCM 4913 genomic DNA includes:
- a CDS encoding LysR family transcriptional regulator, with the protein MQLDLNLLAALDALLEEGSVAGAAARMHVTAPAMSRSLGRIRRTTGDQILVRTGRTMTPTPYAIAVREQVHELLHQVQGVLAPSRELDLATLERTFTLRWHDSLIALSGPALLAAVRGQAPGVRLRFIAESSIDTPELRRGEVDLEANANRPSAPDIRAENVGESRLVIVVRQGHPLTRIRTVTAEQYADAEHVTVSRRGNLSNALDDALARLGLTRRVVATAPTEAAALEFARGSDLLISVPEATTRSAVADLGLAVLPLPLELPSAPIYLSWHQRYDTDHAHAWLRGLARTALAM; encoded by the coding sequence ATGCAATTGGATTTGAACCTGCTCGCTGCGCTCGACGCGCTGCTGGAGGAGGGGAGTGTGGCCGGGGCTGCCGCGCGCATGCACGTCACCGCCCCCGCGATGAGCCGGAGTCTGGGCCGCATCCGGCGCACGACGGGGGATCAGATCCTGGTGCGCACCGGCCGCACGATGACCCCGACGCCGTACGCGATCGCCGTCCGGGAACAGGTGCACGAGCTGCTGCACCAGGTCCAAGGGGTGCTGGCACCGAGCCGTGAACTCGATCTGGCAACACTGGAGCGCACCTTCACACTCCGCTGGCACGACTCCCTCATCGCCCTGAGTGGCCCCGCACTGCTCGCGGCCGTGCGCGGACAGGCGCCGGGCGTGCGATTGCGCTTCATCGCGGAATCGAGCATCGACACCCCCGAGTTGCGGCGCGGCGAGGTCGACCTGGAGGCGAACGCCAACCGCCCGAGCGCACCGGACATCCGTGCCGAGAACGTGGGCGAGAGTCGCCTCGTCATCGTCGTGCGGCAGGGACACCCCCTCACCCGCATCAGGACCGTCACCGCAGAGCAGTACGCCGATGCTGAGCACGTCACCGTCTCGCGGCGCGGAAACCTCAGCAATGCCCTCGACGACGCCCTCGCGCGGCTCGGCCTCACTCGCCGCGTGGTGGCTACCGCGCCCACGGAAGCGGCCGCGCTGGAGTTCGCGCGCGGCTCCGATCTCCTGATCAGCGTCCCCGAAGCCACCACGCGCTCCGCGGTCGCCGACCTGGGCCTGGCCGTGCTCCCCCTCCCGCTCGAACTGCCGTCAGCACCGATATACCTGTCGTGGCATCAGCGCTACGACACCGACCACGCCCACGCCTGGCTGCGCGGACTGGCGCGAACCGCGCTGGCCATGTGA
- a CDS encoding 3'(2'),5'-bisphosphate nucleotidase CysQ, producing the protein MSETLQTTDVAASDADLLRETAIAVRAAGSALRERFGEVVRYQTREELMRALAANDDTALDVLRPRLTRLRPDAGWVENELDGGALPPGEWWVVDPAEGNVNHLHALPDWAVTATLVRENQPVLTAVHLPLTGETYTALTGAGAHVDGRPLHVSQTADLGLSIVATSQARPDEDEKVVRRVGSSITAMLFDALVVRTAVPATLHLLNVAAGRIDAFWQFAGARADLLPGALLVTEAGGQISDAEGRPWTPQSESLLAAAPGVHAAAVATLSR; encoded by the coding sequence ATGTCCGAAACACTTCAGACCACTGACGTCGCCGCCTCTGACGCCGACCTGCTCCGGGAGACCGCGATCGCCGTGCGCGCGGCCGGTTCGGCGCTGCGCGAACGCTTCGGCGAGGTGGTCCGCTACCAGACCCGCGAAGAGCTGATGCGCGCACTCGCCGCCAACGACGACACGGCCCTCGACGTTCTGCGCCCCCGCCTCACGCGCCTGCGCCCGGACGCCGGCTGGGTGGAGAACGAACTGGATGGCGGGGCGCTGCCGCCCGGCGAATGGTGGGTCGTGGATCCGGCCGAAGGCAACGTCAACCACCTGCACGCCCTGCCGGATTGGGCGGTGACCGCCACCCTCGTGCGGGAGAACCAGCCGGTGCTCACCGCGGTCCACCTGCCGTTGACCGGCGAGACCTATACCGCGCTCACCGGCGCGGGCGCCCACGTCGACGGCCGGCCGCTGCACGTCTCCCAGACCGCGGACCTCGGCCTGAGCATCGTGGCCACCAGCCAGGCCCGGCCGGACGAGGACGAAAAGGTCGTGCGGCGCGTCGGCTCCTCGATCACCGCGATGCTCTTCGACGCGCTCGTCGTCCGCACTGCCGTGCCCGCGACCCTGCACCTGCTGAACGTAGCCGCCGGCCGGATCGACGCCTTCTGGCAGTTCGCCGGCGCCCGCGCGGACCTGCTGCCCGGGGCGCTGCTCGTCACCGAGGCCGGCGGACAGATCTCCGACGCCGAGGGCCGCCCCTGGACCCCGCAGAGCGAGAGCCTCCTGGCCGCCGCGCCCGGCGTCCACGCCGCGGCCGTCGCCACGCTCTCACGCTGA
- a CDS encoding NADPH-dependent F420 reductase — MTTIAVLGNGRVGGNLATALTRAGHEVTVAGRAPGAAADAARTARIVINATPGAGSLDRLAALREELRDKILVDVSNATTDGPDGLPADLIYPGSSLAEQLQEALPETRIVKTLNTMLFPVMTAPATLPQTPTAFLSGEDPQAKQTVRELLTDLGWRKEWITDLGGIQTARATEAAILFVPHVIRSNGLAPFAISIAR; from the coding sequence ATGACCACGATCGCAGTTCTCGGAAACGGCCGCGTCGGCGGCAACCTGGCCACAGCCCTCACCCGGGCAGGGCATGAGGTGACCGTGGCGGGCCGCGCGCCGGGCGCCGCCGCCGACGCTGCCCGGACAGCCCGGATCGTCATCAACGCCACCCCGGGCGCCGGCTCGCTGGACCGGCTCGCTGCCCTGCGCGAGGAACTGCGCGACAAGATCCTCGTCGACGTTTCCAACGCCACCACCGACGGACCAGACGGACTGCCCGCCGACCTGATCTATCCCGGCTCAAGCCTCGCCGAGCAACTCCAGGAAGCCCTCCCCGAAACACGCATCGTCAAGACACTCAACACCATGCTCTTCCCCGTGATGACCGCGCCGGCCACGCTCCCCCAGACACCGACCGCGTTCCTCTCCGGCGAGGACCCGCAGGCCAAGCAGACCGTCCGCGAACTGCTCACCGACCTCGGCTGGCGCAAGGAGTGGATCACTGATCTCGGCGGGATCCAGACCGCCCGCGCCACGGAGGCGGCGATACTGTTCGTGCCGCACGTGATTCGGTCCAACGGACTCGCGCCCTTCGCGATCTCGATCGCCCGATGA
- a CDS encoding DUF6415 family natural product biosynthesis protein: protein MPEPPAAPDAPPVDIAAMRATVAEVLPPEVTPTDRATLETLTRSLRHGMQMLISEVERAAAHLPDDDIPRYVALACVREARGKLDAVPGPGPSDAAAYVRRLARSVMALCDHHMTLSGYSVCPACDQLIKPGAATQPYDQGSPSGGSTVSSRIHDGCAHAVHLR, encoded by the coding sequence ATGCCCGAGCCCCCTGCCGCCCCCGATGCCCCGCCGGTGGACATCGCCGCGATGCGCGCGACCGTGGCCGAGGTGCTGCCGCCCGAGGTGACCCCCACCGACCGGGCCACGCTGGAGACGCTGACCCGGTCGCTGCGCCACGGCATGCAGATGCTCATCTCGGAGGTCGAGCGAGCCGCCGCGCACCTGCCTGACGACGACATCCCGCGCTATGTCGCGCTCGCCTGCGTCCGCGAGGCCCGCGGCAAGCTGGACGCCGTTCCCGGGCCGGGGCCATCCGATGCCGCCGCGTATGTGCGCAGGCTCGCCAGGTCGGTGATGGCCCTGTGCGACCACCACATGACGCTGTCCGGCTACAGCGTGTGCCCCGCCTGCGACCAGCTCATCAAGCCGGGCGCAGCGACACAGCCGTACGACCAGGGCAGCCCATCCGGAGGCTCGACCGTCTCCAGCCGCATCCATGACGGCTGCGCCCACGCCGTCCACCTCCGCTGA
- a CDS encoding helix-turn-helix domain-containing protein, with protein MPTLDDNHTGARIAEQRKMARLTQRQFADLLPYSYSLLTQVECGARPATADFVAACAKALSVDVTVLTGQPYVTELQRDRLAELVRPIRESLDLYDLGPNPDLTVRPAEQLIAGADQLCEEVRATHLRNAARKLPTLIAELTNTAWSAPSTQLWQALASLYRTAHDICVKLGYYDLSAVALDRMAWAAERASDPCLGAVRQYMRALVYFREGEYQIGQRLVSSGHTIVGQAEITREALAVTGQLHLGGSVIAARAEDVGAVVLHISEARKIARRIGDASDVHWLSFGPSNVALHRMSAALEMRLYDDALKQARKIKLPPQLATSRRAHFLIDQARTEMETGHTASALKSLVEARRLAPEQTRYHPAARDTITGLVHMSRRTPDTLNHMAAWVGL; from the coding sequence ATGCCCACGCTGGACGACAACCACACGGGCGCACGGATCGCGGAACAGCGCAAAATGGCCAGGCTCACACAACGCCAATTCGCCGATCTGCTGCCGTACTCGTACAGCCTGCTCACCCAGGTCGAATGCGGCGCCCGGCCGGCCACAGCCGATTTCGTCGCTGCGTGTGCCAAGGCTCTGAGCGTCGATGTGACCGTCCTGACCGGCCAGCCGTACGTGACCGAACTACAACGTGACCGGCTTGCAGAACTCGTACGACCGATCCGTGAGTCTCTCGATTTGTACGACCTCGGGCCCAACCCGGACCTGACTGTACGGCCAGCAGAACAACTTATCGCCGGAGCGGACCAGTTGTGCGAAGAAGTCCGCGCCACGCATCTGCGGAACGCGGCCCGCAAGCTTCCCACCCTGATCGCTGAGCTCACGAACACCGCGTGGTCGGCCCCCTCCACCCAGCTGTGGCAGGCGCTCGCCTCGCTCTACCGGACGGCACACGACATCTGCGTGAAGCTCGGCTACTACGACCTTTCGGCCGTCGCCCTGGACCGGATGGCGTGGGCAGCCGAACGTGCCTCCGACCCGTGTCTCGGCGCGGTCCGCCAGTACATGCGGGCGTTGGTGTACTTCCGTGAGGGCGAGTACCAGATCGGGCAGCGGCTCGTCTCCTCAGGACACACCATCGTCGGGCAGGCGGAGATCACACGCGAAGCTTTGGCGGTCACCGGCCAACTCCACCTCGGCGGCTCCGTCATCGCGGCCCGTGCAGAGGACGTCGGGGCAGTCGTCCTGCACATCAGCGAAGCCAGGAAAATCGCCAGGCGGATCGGTGACGCCTCCGATGTTCACTGGCTGAGCTTCGGTCCGTCCAACGTGGCCCTGCACCGGATGTCCGCCGCCCTGGAGATGCGTCTGTACGACGACGCGCTGAAGCAGGCACGGAAGATCAAGCTGCCGCCGCAGCTCGCCACCTCCCGTCGTGCGCACTTCCTCATCGACCAGGCCCGCACCGAGATGGAGACCGGGCACACCGCGTCCGCGCTGAAGTCGCTTGTTGAGGCGCGGCGTCTGGCTCCCGAGCAGACCCGGTACCACCCTGCCGCCCGCGACACTATTACGGGTCTCGTGCACATGTCCCGGCGAACCCCGGACACCCTCAATCACATGGCCGCCTGGGTCGGTCTTTAA